CGGCGCGGAGTTCGCCAACGTCCAGCCGCACTCGGGCGCGTCGGCGAACGCCGCTGTCCTGCACGCGATCGCCCGGCCCGGCGACACGATCCTCGGACTCTCGCTCGACCACGGCGGTCACCTGACGCACGGCATGAAGATCAACTTCTCGGGCCGTCTCTACAACGTGGTCGCCTACGGCGTGAACCCCGAGACGAGCGTCATCGACATGGACGAGGTGCGCCGTCTCGCCATCGAGCACCAGCCGAAGGTCATCATCGCCGGGTGGTCGGCCTATCCGCGTCAGCTCGACTTCGCCGCCTTCCGCGCGATCGCCGACGAGGTCGGCGCGCTGCTGTGGGTGGACATGGCGCACTTCGCCGGGCTCGTGGCCGCGGGCGTGCACCCGTCGCCCGTGCCGCATGCGCATGTCGTGTCGTCGACCGTGCACAAGACCATCGGCGGTCCCCGTTCGGGCTTCATCCTGACCAATGACGCCGACATCGCCAAGAAGATCAACTCGGCGGTGTTCCCCGGTCAGCAGGGCGGCCCGCTCATGCACGTCATCGCGGCGAAGGCCACGGCCTTCAAGCTCGCGGCGACCCCCGAGTTCCGCGAGCGGCAGGAGCGCACGGTGCGCGGCGCCGCCATCCTGGCCGAGCGTCTCTCGCAGCCGGACGTCGCCGGCGCCGGCATCTCGGTGCGCTCGGGCGGCACGGATGTCCACCTCGTGCTGGTGGACCTGCGCGACGCCGAGATCGACGGCAAGCAGGCCGAGGACCTGCTGCACGAGATCCACATCACCGTCAACCGCAACGCGGTGCCGAACGACCCGCGTCCGCCGATGATCACGTCGGGCCTGCGCATCGGCACCCCGGCGCTCGCGACGCGCGGCTTCGGCGACGCGGAGTTCACCGAGGTCGCCGACATCATCGCGCTCGCGCTCCAGCCCGGGGCCGACATCGCGGCCCTCCGGGCGCGCGTCGACGCGCTCGCGACGGCTTTCCCGCTCTACCCCGGGCTCACGCAGTAGGAGAGCATCGAGGCTGGCGGTTCGCCGCGACCGACCGTAAGATACCTATGAGCATAGGTATTCGGGTTGGCGGTTCGACGAGGAACGCCGGGCATCGGCATCCGCTCATCGGAAGAGAAGACGCCGGATGCGGCGCGCGACGCCGATGATGGGGTGCGCGCTTCAGAGAGGAAGATCATGACGGCACAGGTTCTGGACGGCAAGGCGGCCTCGGCCGCGATCAAGGACGAGCTCGCCCAGCGGGTCGCGGCTCTCAAGGAGAAGGGCATCACGCCCGGCATCGCCACGGTGCTCGTCGGCGCCGACCCGGCGTCGCAGCTGTACGTGGGGATGAAGCACAAGCAGTCCGAGGCCATCGGGATGAACTCGATCCAGCGCGAGCTGCCGGCCGACGCGACCCAGGAGGACGTCGAGGCGCTCATCGACGAGCTCAACGCCGACCCGGAGTGCCACGGCTACATCGTGCAGCTGCCGCTGCCGAAGCACCTCGACACCGACGCGATCCTCGAGCGCATCGACCCCGAGAAGGACGCCGACGGACTGCACCCGACGAACCTCGGGCGCCTGGTGCTGAACGTCAACACCCCGATCACGTCGCCGCTGCCGTGCACGCCCCGCGGCGTCATCGAGCTGCTGGTGCGCAACGGCTACGAGCTCGCCGGCAAGCACGTCGTCGTGGTCGGCCGCGGCGTCACGATCGGTCGCTCGATCGGGCTGCTGCTCACACGGCGCGAGTACAACGCCACCGTGACCCTGACCCACACCGGCACAAAGGACCTGGGGCATCACCTGCGTCAGGCCGACGTCATCGTGGGCGCGGCGGGCGTCAAGCACATCGTGCGTCCCGAGGACGTCAAGCCCGGCGCCGCGGTGCTCGATGTCGGCGTCACGCGCGAAGACGACCCCGAGACCGGCAAGAGCAAGGTCTACGGCGACATCCACCCCGACGTCGCAGAGGTCGCCGGCTGGCTCTCGCCGAACCCCGGGGGAGTGGGCCCGATGACGGTGGCGCTGCTGATGACGAACGTGGTGGAGGCCGCCGAGCGCGCAGCCGGCTGAGTCGCTCGCGCGGCGTCGGAGAATTCACACGACGTCCGAGGATTCGCGCCCGAATCCTCCTGCGGAACGCGGATTCTCCTGCGGAACGGACGCGCTCAGCCGTTGCCGAGCTCGTCGAGCATGCGGCGCTGCTCGTCGGTGAGCCCGTCCTGCAGTTCGCGGCGGCCCGCGGTGCTCTCGGGGGATTCGGATGCCGTGGCTGCGGCATCCGTCGTGCCCTCGCGCCCGAGCGCGCGGTCGTAGAGCCCCGCCGCGTGCCCCTCGACGCGGTCGTCGACGACGTCGTAGATCGCCCAGCCGATGAGCAGGAAGACCGGGGGCAGGATCCAGCCCCAGAACCAGCCCCCGACGCTCACGCCCGACAGCAGCACCGTCGCGACCCACACGAGGAACGCCACGGCGACGGCGAGCATGAACTCGACGAGCTTCTCGCCGAGCTTCGTTCGCTGGTGGGCGGACTTCGCGGCCATCGAGGCGAACCAGCGGTGCACGAGCGGCTTGATCCAGATGACGATGGCCGTCAGCACGATCCCCGCCCACAGTGCGGACCAGCCGACGCGCGCCGGCGTGAACCACCCGATGAGCAGCAGCACCGCGATGTTGAACACCAGCAGCGACGCGAACCGGACCACCCATTTCCTCATGCGACCACTGTGCCACGGCGGGCGGTCACGAGACCGACACGAGACGATCCAGGTCGTCGGCCGGCAGATCGTCGGCGACCGCGGTGACCGTCATGTCGACCAGCTCGGTGCGCCCGGAGAGGATCGTGAGGAAGGCCGTGTCGGCGGCGTCGCGGCCGGTGGCGATCCGCACCAGCGTCTCGCGCGGCGCCAGCGTGGTGGCATCGACCACGCACCACGCGCCGCCGATCCACGCCTCGGCGACCGCGTGGAAGTCCATGGGGTCGAGGCCCGGGGCATACACCGACACGAGTCGTGCGGGCACGCCGGTCGCGCGCAGGAGCGCGACGCTCAGATGCGCGAAATCGCGGCACACGCCCTTGCGGGCGAGGAGTGTGCGCTGGGCGCCGTCCGTCGGCAGGCTCGAGCCCGGCACGTACGCCAGCCGCGTGCCCACCCAGGAGGAGACCGCCGTCAGCAGCGTCGCGTTGCCATCGAGGCCATCGAACTCGGCCGCCGCGGTGGGCGCCAGCGCATCCGACTCGGCGTACCTGCTCGGCCGGCTGTAGACGACGCGCTCCACCGGGTCGCCGGGGAGCGGGTCCGCGGCGCCGTCTATGCGTGCTTCGTACTCGACGACGAGCTCGCCGGTGCCGGGCGTCACGCGATGCAACCGCGTGCCGTGGGCGTCCTCCCACTCCTGGACCTCCAACGGGTCCCCGTCAAGAGTGACGACGAGGGACTCCTCTGCGGGCGAGTACTGCCTGGCCACGGCGACCGACAGCACCAGCTCCGCCGGCTCGAGGACGTTCAGGACGATGCGGCTCGTGACCTCTCTCTGCATGCGGACAGCGTGACAGACCGAGGTTGCACGTCGGGGGCCCTTTCCCGCGCGGGGCGGGCGTGGTACGGCGTGTTCCACACGACCGCCGCGCGCCGGCGGCCGCGCGGCATGATGGACGGATGAAGACGATCCAGATCCGCCGCTACGTCCTCGCCCCGGGTGAGTACGACGCCTTCCTGGCGTGGTACGACCAGTGGATCCCCGGTCCGCGGGCCGCCCAGGGGTTCACGATCGAGTTCGCCTACGGCATCCGAGACACGAACCAGTTCGTGTGGGCAGTGAGCGCGCCGGTGGACGCCGACACCTTCCGCGAGATGGACGCGGGGTGGAGGGCATCGGACGCCCGCGCGGCGGCATTCGCCGGGCAGCCGGACCGGATCGTCTCGGCCGACGTGCAGCTGGTGACCGACATCAAGACCTGAGCCGCGGCGGGTTGGTGGCCGCCATGGACGGTCGGCTCGCGCAGATGTACGCCGTGGACAGCGCCGGGACCTGAGCGTCGAGGCATGATGGGCGATGCCGCGTGTGGGCATCCCACGACCCGCATCCGATCTCGAGGAGTGCGCTGTGACCGATATCCGTGAGGACGAACTGCTCGCGAGCGTCCCGGACGGGCTGTTCATCGGAGGCGAATGGCTCGCCGCCGAGGGCGGCCGCACCCTGGTCGTGCGCGACCCCGCGACGGGCGACGTCGTCAAGGAGATTGCCGACGCGACACCGGCCGACGGCATGGCGGCGCTGGACGCCGCGGTCGACGCCTTCCCCACGTGGGCGGCGACGCCGGCCCGCGAGCGCGCCGAGCTGCTGCGTCGGGCCTTCGACCTGCTGATGGAGCGCAAGGAGGAGTTCGCCCTCCTGATGACGATCGAGATGGGCAAGCCTCTCGCCGAGGCCCGCGGCGAGGTCGCCTACGGTGCCGAGTTCGTCCGCTGGTTCAGCGAGGAGGCGGCGCGCATCAGCGGCCGGTACGGGCCGAACCCCGAGGGCACCGGTCGCATGATCGTGTCGCAGCATCCGGTGGGACCGGCATTCCTCATCACTCCGTGGAACTTCCCGCTGGCGATGGCGACCCGCAAGATCGCCCCGGCGATCGCCGCCGGCTGCACGGTGGTCATCAAGCCCGCTGAGCTCACGCCGCTGACGACCCTGTACTTCGCGAAGCTGCTCGAGGACGCGGGCCTGCCCAAGGGGGTCGTCAACGTGTTCACCACGTCCACGTCGGGCGCGGTATCGGAGCCGATCATCCGCGACCCGCGCCTGCGGAAGCTCTCGTTCACCGGATCCACGCCGGTCGGGCAGCGGCTGCTCGAGCAGGCCGCCCAGGGCGTGCTGCGCACATCGATGGAGCTGGGCGGCAACGCGCCGTTCATCGTGTTCGACGACGCCGACCTCGACAAGGCGGTCGACGGCGCGATCCTGGCGAAGTTCCGCAACATCGGCCAGGCGTGCACCGCAGCCAACCGCTTCATCGTGCACCGCGACGTCGTCGACGAGTTCGCCCGCCGCGTCACCGACCGGGTCAAGCAGATGAAGGTCGGCCGAGGCACGGAGGACGGCGTCACGATCGGCCCGCTAATCGACGACCGTGCGGTCGCGAAGGCGGCGGCGCTGGTCGGCGATGCCGTCGAGCGGGGCGCTCAGGTGACCACGGGCGGCAGCGCGATCGAGGGGGCGGGGACGTTCTATGCGCCCACCGTGGTCGCCGACGTGCGCGAGGGCAGCGACATCCTGCGCGAGGAGATCTTCGGACCGGTGCTCGCGATCGTCCCGTTCGAGGACGAGGACGACGCCGTGCGCATCGCCAACGACACCGAGTACGGACTGGTCTCCTACGTCTTCACCGAGAACCTCGCCCGCGGTCAGCGCATGATCGAGCGTCTCGAGACCGGCATGATGGGCCTGAACGCGGGCGTCGTCTCGAACGCGGCGGCGCCGTTCGGCGGCTGGAAGATGTCGGGCCTGGGCCGCGAAGGCGGCGCCGAGGGCATCCACGAATACCTGCAGACGAAGTACACGCTCACGCCGAACCCGTTCTGAGCGGGCTCGGCGCTCAGGCCAGGATCGAGAAGCCGAACATCCGGACGCCCCGGCCGGCACGGCGCGGCATCCTCCTCGTCATCGCCGCGGCGCCCCGACCCTGTCGGAGCCGGCGGGCAGGATGGGCCCATGGACCGACGCCGGCTGCGGCACGCGCGTCTGCGCGCGCATCGACTGAGCGCGCCGGCGGCGAGCGTCGCCGATGCGGCGCAGCGCATGCTCGCCGTGCAGGCCCAGGACTTCCGCGGCGGGCGCTGGGCCCTGGGCGTGCGCACCCGCGGCACCGCCACCATCGCGCAGGTCGACGCGGCGTTCGATCGCGGTGACATCGTGCGATCGTGGACGATGCGGGGCACGCTCCACATCGCGCCGGCACGCGACCTGTCGTGGATCCTGGACGTCACCGCCGAGCGGCAGTTCCGCGCGGCGGCAGCGCCCCGGCGCCGCGAGGGGATCGACGAGGACGACCTCGTGCGCGCCGAGCGCGTCGTGCGATCGGCCCTGCGCGGCGGCGGCCGGCTCACCCGCGCCGAACTGTTCGCTCTGCTGGACGGCGGGGGAGTGCCGACGCAGGGTCAGCGCGGCTACCACGTGCTCACGAGCCTGTCGCTTCGCCGCGTCGTCGTTCAGGGTCCGGTGGTCGAGCGCGGGGGTGCGCTTTCGCGCGAGCAGCACATCGTGCTGTTCGACGACTGGACCGCGGATGCCGCCTCCCCCGACGATCCGGTCGCGGAGCTGTTCGCGCGCTACATCGCCGGACACGGCCCGGCGACCGCGGCCGATTTCGCGTGGTGGGCGGCGCTGCCGATCGGCGCGGCGCGTCAGGCCGCCGAGGCGGCCGCGGACGCCGTCGAGCAGGTCCCGGGGGAGGGCGAGCCGCGCTTCGTGTCGGCATCCGCTCCACCTCGCCGCTCCGCCGCGGCATCCCGTGTGATCGCCCTGCCGCCGTTCGACGAGTACTACCTCTCGTACGCGGATCGCACGGGCGTCTGCGACGCAGAGCTGCTCGACCGGGTCGGGCCCGGGAAGAACGGCATGGTCGCTGCCGTCCTCCTCGCCGACGGCGACGTTGTCGGCCGGTGGACGCATGCGGCCGCGCTCGCCGGTCGGCGCGACGAGCCGGCAGGCCGGCTGTTCGCGCCGGACGCCGCCACGCCGGACGAGGTCGACGCGGCGCTCGCCCGGTATCGCGCATTCGTCACCGTCTGACGGGCGCCGAGCCGCGCGCCCTACGCGTGCCGGTCGAGGAACGCGTACACGTCGTTGTCGTCCACGCCCGGGAACGCCCCGCGCGGAAGCGGTGTGAACATCTGCATGTGCACGCGGGCGCTCGGCCACGCCTTGCCCTGCCAGCGCTCGGTGCTCTGGGCCGGTGCGCGGCGGCAGCACGACTCGTCCGGGCACGTCGAGACGGCGCGATTCTGCGTCTCGCGGCCTCGGAACCACCGCGCGTCGTCGAACGGCACACCCACGGTGATGGAGAACTCGCCGTCGGCGGTGGTGCCGGTCTGCGACGAGTCCCAGTACGTGCCGGCCGGGGTGTCGGTGTACTGGTAGTGCTCGGTCGTGCGGTTCTGCTCAGAGAACGCCTGGCGGGCCGAGAAGTTCCGGCACGCGATCTGCCCGTCGACCGCGCCGGTGACATCGATGGGCAGCGGCAGGTCGTCGTTCTCGTACACGCGGTTGATCGCTCCCGCCCCGTCGACGCGCATGAAGTGGAGGCGGATGCCGAGGTGGTGCGTCGCGAGATTGGTCAGGCGCATCCCGGCCGCCTCGTGGGTCACGCCGAATGCGTCGCGGAAGTCCTCGACCGCCAGGTCGCGTTCCTTCTTGGCCTGCTGGAGGAACGCGACCGACGCCGTCTCGGGCATCAGGCAGCACGCGGCGTAGTAGTTGATCTCGAGTCGCTGCTGCAGGAAGTCGGCGTAGTCGGTGGGCCGCCGGTGCCCGAGGAGCCGGTGGGCCATCGCCTGCAGCGCCATCGAGCGCAGGCCGTGTCCGCCCGGGATCGACGCCGGGGGCAGGTAGATGCGGCCGTTCTCGAGATCGGTGATCGACCGGGTCGAGCGCGGCAGGTCGCTGACGTAGATGAGCTCGAAGCCGAGCTGATCGGCCATGATGCTCACGGTGCGGTGGGTGAGCGCTCCCGAGACGTGCCCCGCGGCCTTGAGCTGCTTCTCGGCGAGCTTCTCGATGTCGGGCAGGTAGTTGTCGACGGCCCGCATCCGCAGGCGCAGCTCGGTGTTGGCCCGGCGCGCCTCCTCGGGCGTCGCGATCGCCTCGCGCTCGCGGCGCTGCAGCTCGCGGTGCATGCCCAGGATCGACTCGATCGTCTCGTCGCTCATGCCCTTGGTGACCTTCACCGGCGCGATCCCGAGCTGACGGAACACCGTCGAGGACTGCGCCTTCTCGAGCTCGATCTCGAGGGCCGCGCGGCGGTTGGGGGGCTCCGACGACAGCAGCTCGGTGACCTCGACGCCCGTCGCCTGGGCGATGGCCTGCAGCAGCGACAGCTTCGGCTCGCGCTTGCCGTTCTCGATGAGGCTCAGCTGGGATCCGGCGACTCCGACCAGCTCGCCGAGCTCGTCGAGGGTGTAGCCGTGGGACACGCGCTCGTGTCGGATGCGGTGGCCGAGGGTCGACAGTTCCAGCTGCGTGGGCGTCATTCCTTCATGATAGTGAAAGAATCGCGACTCTTTACGCCCGGTTTGTGCCGAAAGAGGGGTTGGAGGCGGTGAAAGTGGACTCAGAACTCGAATCTGAACGCCCCGCAGACAAAGGAGCACCGCGATGGCCCTCGCCGACATCTTCACCCGGCCCGTCCAGACCGTCCCGTCGGGAGGAGCGCGCAGCACGTTCGGCGCGACGCCCGCCGTCGAGGGCGAGGGCATGGATGCCCTCCGGGCGTGGGTCGACGAGATCGCAGCGCTCACCAAGCCCGACGCCATCCACTGGGTCGACGGCTCGCGTGCCGAGAACGACGCGCTGCTTCGTCAGCAGGTCGACGAGGGCAAGCTCATCAAGCTGAACCCCGAGTGGCGCCCCGGCTCGTACCTCGCCCGTTCGCACCCGAGCGATGTCGCCCGCACCGAGTCGCGCACGTTCATCTCGTCCGAGCGCGAGGCGGACGCAGGTCCCACCAACAACTGGGTCGCCCCGGCGGAGATCCGCGAGACCATCACGCCGCTCTTCGACGGATCGATGCGCGGACGCACGATGTACGTCGTGCCGTTCTCGATGGGCGCCGTCGGCGGTCCGCTGTCGCACATCGGCGTTCAGGTCACCGACAGCGCGTACGCGGTCACCTCGATCGAGGTCATGACCCGCGTCGGCACCGAGGTCCTGAAGGAGATCGCCGCGGGCGCCCCGTGGGTCAAGACGGTCCACTCCGTCGGCGCGCCGCTCGAGCCCGGCGAGAAGGACGTCGCGTGGCCCTGCAACGACGACAAGTACATCGTCCACTTCCCCGACACCCTCGAGGTCTGGTCGTACGGCTCCGGCTACGGCGGCAACGCCATCCTCGCGAAGAAGTGCTTCGCGCTGCGCATCGCCTCGGTGATCGGCCGCGACGAGGGCTGGCTCGCCGAGCACATGCTCCTCATCCGCGTCATCTCGCCGGCCGGCAAGGCGTACCACGTCGCGGCGGCCTTCCCGTCGGCCTGCGGCAAGACCAACCTCGCGATGCTGCGTCCGACGATCCCCGGCTGGCGGGTCGAGACGCTCGGCGACGACATCGCGTGGCTGCGTCCCGGTGAGGACGGGCGCCTGTGGGCCATCAACCCCGAGGCCGGCTTCTTCGGCGTCGCGCCCGGCACCGGCGAGTCCACGAACATCACCGCGGTCGAGACGCTGTGGGGCAACACGATCTTCACGAACGTGGCGCTCCGCCCCGACGGCGACGTCTGGTGGGAGGGCCTGACCGACGAGGCCCCCGCAGAACTGATCGACTGGGAGGGCAACCACTGGACCCCGGACTCGGGTCGTCCCGCCGCCCACCCCAACTCGCGCTTCACCGTCAGCGCCGGCCAGTGCCCGCAGATCGCGCCCGACTGGGAGCGCCCCGAGGGCGTGCCGCTGGACGCGATCCTGTTCGGCGGGCGCCGCGCGACGAACGTGCCGCTCGTGGTCGAGGCCACCGACTGGACCCACGGCGTGTTCATGGGCTCCAACATCTCCTCCGAGCGGACCGCCGCCGCCGAGGGCACGGTCGGCGAGCTGCGCCGCGACCCCTTCGCGATGCTGCCCTTCTGCGGCTACAACATGGCCGACTACTTCGGCCACTGGCTGAAGGTCGGGCAGGCCCTGCGCCACGACCGCGCGCCCCGCATCTTCCAGGTCAACTGGTTCCGCAAGGGCAGCGACGGCCGGTTCCTGTGGCCCGGGTTCGGCGACAACGCGCGCGTCATCGACTGGATCATCCGCCGAGTCGAGGGCGGCGTCGACGCGCAGGAGAGCGCGATCGGGCGCCTGCCGAAGACGGAGGAC
This region of Microbacterium thalassium genomic DNA includes:
- the glyA gene encoding serine hydroxymethyltransferase — translated: MTDPHFNAPLAEVDPEIAEVLERELARQRSFLEMIASENFVPVSVLQSQGSVLTNKYAEGYPGRRYYGGCEEVDVAEELAIERAKALFGAEFANVQPHSGASANAAVLHAIARPGDTILGLSLDHGGHLTHGMKINFSGRLYNVVAYGVNPETSVIDMDEVRRLAIEHQPKVIIAGWSAYPRQLDFAAFRAIADEVGALLWVDMAHFAGLVAAGVHPSPVPHAHVVSSTVHKTIGGPRSGFILTNDADIAKKINSAVFPGQQGGPLMHVIAAKATAFKLAATPEFRERQERTVRGAAILAERLSQPDVAGAGISVRSGGTDVHLVLVDLRDAEIDGKQAEDLLHEIHITVNRNAVPNDPRPPMITSGLRIGTPALATRGFGDAEFTEVADIIALALQPGADIAALRARVDALATAFPLYPGLTQ
- a CDS encoding bifunctional methylenetetrahydrofolate dehydrogenase/methenyltetrahydrofolate cyclohydrolase; this encodes MTAQVLDGKAASAAIKDELAQRVAALKEKGITPGIATVLVGADPASQLYVGMKHKQSEAIGMNSIQRELPADATQEDVEALIDELNADPECHGYIVQLPLPKHLDTDAILERIDPEKDADGLHPTNLGRLVLNVNTPITSPLPCTPRGVIELLVRNGYELAGKHVVVVGRGVTIGRSIGLLLTRREYNATVTLTHTGTKDLGHHLRQADVIVGAAGVKHIVRPEDVKPGAAVLDVGVTREDDPETGKSKVYGDIHPDVAEVAGWLSPNPGGVGPMTVALLMTNVVEAAERAAG
- a CDS encoding transglutaminase-like domain-containing protein, whose product is MQREVTSRIVLNVLEPAELVLSVAVARQYSPAEESLVVTLDGDPLEVQEWEDAHGTRLHRVTPGTGELVVEYEARIDGAADPLPGDPVERVVYSRPSRYAESDALAPTAAAEFDGLDGNATLLTAVSSWVGTRLAYVPGSSLPTDGAQRTLLARKGVCRDFAHLSVALLRATGVPARLVSVYAPGLDPMDFHAVAEAWIGGAWCVVDATTLAPRETLVRIATGRDAADTAFLTILSGRTELVDMTVTAVADDLPADDLDRLVSVS
- a CDS encoding NAD-dependent succinate-semialdehyde dehydrogenase, encoding MTDIREDELLASVPDGLFIGGEWLAAEGGRTLVVRDPATGDVVKEIADATPADGMAALDAAVDAFPTWAATPARERAELLRRAFDLLMERKEEFALLMTIEMGKPLAEARGEVAYGAEFVRWFSEEAARISGRYGPNPEGTGRMIVSQHPVGPAFLITPWNFPLAMATRKIAPAIAAGCTVVIKPAELTPLTTLYFAKLLEDAGLPKGVVNVFTTSTSGAVSEPIIRDPRLRKLSFTGSTPVGQRLLEQAAQGVLRTSMELGGNAPFIVFDDADLDKAVDGAILAKFRNIGQACTAANRFIVHRDVVDEFARRVTDRVKQMKVGRGTEDGVTIGPLIDDRAVAKAAALVGDAVERGAQVTTGGSAIEGAGTFYAPTVVADVREGSDILREEIFGPVLAIVPFEDEDDAVRIANDTEYGLVSYVFTENLARGQRMIERLETGMMGLNAGVVSNAAAPFGGWKMSGLGREGGAEGIHEYLQTKYTLTPNPF
- a CDS encoding winged helix DNA-binding domain-containing protein codes for the protein MDRRRLRHARLRAHRLSAPAASVADAAQRMLAVQAQDFRGGRWALGVRTRGTATIAQVDAAFDRGDIVRSWTMRGTLHIAPARDLSWILDVTAERQFRAAAAPRRREGIDEDDLVRAERVVRSALRGGGRLTRAELFALLDGGGVPTQGQRGYHVLTSLSLRRVVVQGPVVERGGALSREQHIVLFDDWTADAASPDDPVAELFARYIAGHGPATAADFAWWAALPIGAARQAAEAAADAVEQVPGEGEPRFVSASAPPRRSAAASRVIALPPFDEYYLSYADRTGVCDAELLDRVGPGKNGMVAAVLLADGDVVGRWTHAAALAGRRDEPAGRLFAPDAATPDEVDAALARYRAFVTV
- a CDS encoding helix-turn-helix transcriptional regulator → MTPTQLELSTLGHRIRHERVSHGYTLDELGELVGVAGSQLSLIENGKREPKLSLLQAIAQATGVEVTELLSSEPPNRRAALEIELEKAQSSTVFRQLGIAPVKVTKGMSDETIESILGMHRELQRREREAIATPEEARRANTELRLRMRAVDNYLPDIEKLAEKQLKAAGHVSGALTHRTVSIMADQLGFELIYVSDLPRSTRSITDLENGRIYLPPASIPGGHGLRSMALQAMAHRLLGHRRPTDYADFLQQRLEINYYAACCLMPETASVAFLQQAKKERDLAVEDFRDAFGVTHEAAGMRLTNLATHHLGIRLHFMRVDGAGAINRVYENDDLPLPIDVTGAVDGQIACRNFSARQAFSEQNRTTEHYQYTDTPAGTYWDSSQTGTTADGEFSITVGVPFDDARWFRGRETQNRAVSTCPDESCCRRAPAQSTERWQGKAWPSARVHMQMFTPLPRGAFPGVDDNDVYAFLDRHA
- a CDS encoding phosphoenolpyruvate carboxykinase (GTP); protein product: MALADIFTRPVQTVPSGGARSTFGATPAVEGEGMDALRAWVDEIAALTKPDAIHWVDGSRAENDALLRQQVDEGKLIKLNPEWRPGSYLARSHPSDVARTESRTFISSEREADAGPTNNWVAPAEIRETITPLFDGSMRGRTMYVVPFSMGAVGGPLSHIGVQVTDSAYAVTSIEVMTRVGTEVLKEIAAGAPWVKTVHSVGAPLEPGEKDVAWPCNDDKYIVHFPDTLEVWSYGSGYGGNAILAKKCFALRIASVIGRDEGWLAEHMLLIRVISPAGKAYHVAAAFPSACGKTNLAMLRPTIPGWRVETLGDDIAWLRPGEDGRLWAINPEAGFFGVAPGTGESTNITAVETLWGNTIFTNVALRPDGDVWWEGLTDEAPAELIDWEGNHWTPDSGRPAAHPNSRFTVSAGQCPQIAPDWERPEGVPLDAILFGGRRATNVPLVVEATDWTHGVFMGSNISSERTAAAEGTVGELRRDPFAMLPFCGYNMADYFGHWLKVGQALRHDRAPRIFQVNWFRKGSDGRFLWPGFGDNARVIDWIIRRVEGGVDAQESAIGRLPKTEDLNLDGVEVPQEDLDELFSVDTASWLRETDLTEEFYATFDGKVPAALTAELESLRYRLKRG